Part of the Peromyscus leucopus breed LL Stock chromosome 6, UCI_PerLeu_2.1, whole genome shotgun sequence genome, CTTAATACAATAAAACTACATATAAACCAAACAGTGTTGAAAGCAAGTTTCctgatttcacttttattttgcagtgttgggaactgaattcaggctttgctcatgcagacaaacactctaGAGCTGAGTTGTATCATTAGCTGCATGATCTTAATAAGTTGTTGTTTTGTTAGAGAATGTCCTTaaaattttagtgatttttttaaaattttccatttatgtatctgtgtgggtgcctgtggagtcccGAAGTGTTAAATCACCTGCAGCTGGACTtaaaggaggttgtgagccatggGAGCCTTTCATAAAGCCCTATGAGCTCTTAATCATGGAACAATCTCTATAGCCTGAGAACCCCTTTGATCCCaggaaacacatactaaaatataTAGGAgcaaagaaaagtgacttctaTAAATATGTGGCAAAATGTTAATAACTAGTAAGTAAATGAAGGATAAACAGACTACTTTTCTTGTTCTtagattattttaagaaaatttcaaaaggaaGAGATTTTAACATCAGTGacttaacatttatttcttttgatgtTTGTTGTATAggaaattaaacccagggcctgtgcatgttaggcaagttctccaccactgagctatatagtCTAGCCTgtgcattgtttttaaaagatgacaaGCTACATTTCTTTAAGATGATAATCATCTGTTACTTTTTCAAATGATTCAGAGATTACAAGACTAAGTggttgcaaagaaaaaaagaacagattcaTTACAaagctataaataaatatattcttttctgtttatccTATTCATTCAACTCCCATTTCCTAAAAACACTCCACTCTCTATAGTCTTATTTCTAAGAGGTTAAAACGACAGCATTTATAAGCAAAATGGTAGCTGTTTCCACAACTCTGAAGCCTTTAAGAACTTAATGTATATGAGTCAGGAAAAAGTTCTCACTGGTGCACAAGGCTTAACATGCAAACTAtgatacaaaataacaaaaagataaACCAGAACAGTAAATTAATGAAACACATACGCAGTTCCTCTTTCAGTTTCTTCATACCAGTCAGTGTCCAATTTCTGGCATACATTATAGAGACAGGTAACTGATTGCTTGTAGTATTATTCTAAATGATTTCTTTGGAAAACATTGCCTACCTCACAGCAGCAGATGGTTCAGTGATGAGGGCAAGTTCGAACTATAATATTTGGTTAGAAATGCTGAAAGTCCCCAGCCTaggttcttcctcatctctctgaACTATAGAAAAATCTAGAGGGAACACAGAATAGAGTTTCTCAACCCCTCTCCCATTCCTAATTGGGATGTCTTTATTCCAATCATTACTCCAGcctcagcaaagaaaaagaaatttggggTTAAGATTGAGGTCATTCCAGTGCATCAATTGCTACTTGTAGAATATAGAGAATTAAAGGGCTCTGGCCAAGTACTGTGTTCTTGTCTGTTTGCAAATTTAAAGTCAAGAGCTGAATCTTGTGAAATTATTATTCCTCTATCTTCATGCATTCAGAAACCACACAAGTATTTATACAGCAACATAAACTGTCTGAACAACTATAAACTATCCAAGGAATTTTGCAGCTGAATTATTAGGCTATGAAgagtaaaaccttaaaaaaaaaaaaccacttgaaATTATACTCTCATTTCTAGCATGCAGACTGTGTGGTTTTTCAAAGAAGTAGAGATTATAAAATGACTGACTATgacattttatattgttttctaaaCCCCTATGTGAAAACTTTAACAAGACTGTCATGAAAAAGTCAATTCTGCTGCATTAAAAACTACATTCAAGGGAGCTTTACTAGCCTGTGTAGTTCCCATAATCAGTAATGATTAAAGATGAGGAATACTTACTTCCTCCCTACTAAACTCTGGCTCCTACAGAAGAGGTCTTGTGTGATGGACTCTGGTCCAATTCAGCCTCAGCACACTTGATGAGCTTAGTAGGTAGACAGCAGTGAGCATGACCAAGACAGTAAGGAAACAGACTCCAAAGGCCAACCATATTACATAAGGTGACATCACACCACAATTTTACTATTCAGGGGCACTTACCAACTGTAATGtattcttcattaaaatattgtttgttcattttagttAGGGTCTTGttatatatagaccaggctggcctagggcTCATTCTAggcatccagagtgctgggattactaagtgtatgccaccatacctggctccttttcttgctcacttgttctttgagaaaataatacGCTAAACATTAAATTTTTAGTATAgccacattttcaaaaataacctCTAGAAAGTTCTAATTTCACAACAAAGAAAGATGAGTGGATGACTGGATGGCTATCAATTTCTTCTCATTTACCTGCCAGTGAATAACAAATAACTGTAATGGAAGCACTCAGCAGGACTTGTTTCCCAACTAGGATGTAAACTTCTTAAGGGTAGAAATAGTTGTCTGGGTGAATGCCACCTGGGTGCAGAATAAAGTGCCAGGTATACAACAGGTACTCAATATATTTGCCAGATAAATGGAATTAACagattttgtatttgtattgttAAAAGTGGTTTCACCTAAAAAAGCAAGCTTTAGCATTCTTGACTATTTGTAAGAAACAGAATCTGTAGCaagctgatttttttccccttgccaggtgtttaaaataatttagccATCTTAAAAGTCTAATAATAGTCTACAAGCATAGTCATGAAAAATGACTTACagaacagaggccagagaggaacaGTGAGTGAAACCCCAGCCTCAACGACCTAATCCACTCTCATTCTCACCTGGGTCTAGTTACCTGCCATGCTTccaaggggcagagaaggggacaggaggcttactctgcctctctgcccccactgattttctttttcaaaggctTCTGGTAAAGTTCCAAAAGCAAAAAGAATCTCATGTGTTTACCTGATTGGCAGTAGCAATTTGGGAACTACAGTAAACTTTTAGGGGCTCAGTCAACTATTGGCTCTTTAAAATGAGGCGCATAGCCTATTTACAAAGCCAGAATGCCCACAGTTAATAACTTAAGATCGTGGAGTACTTACATCAGCTGTGTTCATCTGGACTATCAGCTTAAAAGGACTGAATGGTTTGAATTACATGTCCATTCACACATAGATCCCACACTTTCTTCAGGCATGCATCAAAAGTGAGGCAAGAATCAAAAATCGAATTCTATGATGgtattaaataacaaaaatccaTTATAATAGCAACTTTAATTTTTTGTACTCTTCTATTGAACTTTACCACCTATTTTTTATATTCAGCTGGATAAGTAACTGCTATAAAAGCGTGACTATTTTCACATGCTAGCTCTAGCATATCACTTAAAGGCTTAGCAGGACTTTATACACAGCCTTTGACAATAAGTTAAAATTAGGTGTCTGCATTACAACTATCAGAGAGTGATGTCATGGAAGCCAAGGAACATGGTATCTAGAAATTACTATTTTCTACAAGGTAATAAAATCGAGataattcttttcttaaaaattctgGCTATTAAtttaagaaacagaaagtagaaaggCACTTGTTTGTACTGTCCAGTAGTTGCAGGCTACCTCATTAACGTTGATCTTTGACTTTGCAGAAGATTCTAAAAAGGCACAGTTACACCACTGTCTTGCTAAATTCTGGCCTTGTTCTTTGCCAACTACCCGCTCGTCTTCCAGGTCACATTTATTGCCAACCAAAATCATTGGAACCtgcaggaaggaaaaaacaaatttattacATACTAGTTACTTACTCTCTTCTTACAAATAAGCAATTACCTGCTAACAACGGAAAaacacctgtggtggtattgtgttccccaaaatattgtgtatcctaataaacttatctgggttcagagaacagaaaagccactggatacttaggataggcagtggtagcacatgcctttaatcctagcattccagaggcagaaatccatcagttcaaggacacagccaagcatggtgactcacacctttaatcccagaaagccagcctttaatcccagggagtgatggtagaaagcagaaaggtatataaggcatgaggaccagaaactagaagcatttggctggttaagcttttaggttttgagcagcacagttcagctgagacccattcagatatgaggaaacagaggcttccagtctgaggaaacaagatcagctgagaagttggccatgtgaggttagctgtggcttgttctgtctctctgatcttccagtgttcaccccaatacttggcctcaggtttgattttattaataagaccatctaagatttctgCTATACACTATAAGTGCATGCTCCACCAAGTGCTTAAAAAAGGGTGTTGTGTGTTGTGGTTGTTTGGGatggaagaagagatggagggaagaaggaaaaggccaAAAAATATGTAAGAACTCCTACTAGATTCATATACCAAATTATTCTAAAGAGTATGATcccattttttcttaattttaattttttgtatgaaTGTTGTGTAAAATGTTCATTTGTGGTACCTAGGGCGGCCAAAAGAGCACAGATAGTtataagctaccatgtggatgctgaggattgaatcctagtcctctgtaagagcagcaagtacttaattactaagccatctctccatctcttaaTGATCCTAAAATTCTTATGTAGATTACTACAAATAACTGAATTTCAAGTACAAAATTCTGAAGGAAGGAACTCCCTGCAATACATTAAACACTACATTCATTGACCCTAAGTAGTTTACATGCTTCATCTCAAGGTCTAATAAATGCCAAAAACAGTGACATTATTAAAAGCTTCTACTTCTATATCTAATATTAATTAGACTTGAAGACTATGTAGGTGAAATATTAGGAAGTTAATTAAGACTAAagataggagctggagagatggttttgtGGTCAGTAGCACCTGCTCCTCTgtcaaaggacctgagttcagttctcaataCTTAGGTCAGGTagcttacaatcacctgtaactcgagctctagggaatccaacatcctcttctagcctcacCATGAGGAAGACACatacatccaaaaaaaaaaaaaaaaaaaaaaaagaagaagaagaagaaaagtaaaccagcagctgtgtcttccttttcctccatacCACAGATGCTTGACTATCTTGAAACACAACATCCTACTTGCACAGTTAATAAACTGTGTTAGGTTTCTCAGCTAAAAGTTCAGAGAACAAAGCCAGGAGGTTGTAAGACAACAGCACTACACAAAAGAAACAATGTAAGAGACATGGTGAACTTTCTACCCAAAAGAGGTTACACAGTCTAGACATCTTTTGTCCTTTACTGATGAAATAAAGGGGATTAACATTACCAGAACTCATTGTAACTCTGTGAAAACAGAACTCTTTGGATAAATTcatcacagaggaagaaaactaTTCATTAAGAGAAGTCATGGGGTTATATGGCACAAATTCCCATCTACGGTATCAAGGTTAAAGTCCTGAGTAGGTGAATATGCTCCTATTAGACAAAATACACTAAACCAGAAAGgtgcaaatgaaaatttctatCCAAATATATGTAATTGAAAAGGGATTTTTCCGTAACTTCAAATTGATGTAAacatgtaaaattatttcattttttacaaaagataagaaaaaggtatatgctaccaacaagggtggtacatgcctataaaccCAGGACTTAGAAGGtggagagctgggtggtgcctttaatcccagcactcaggaggcagaggcagacagacctctatgagtttgaggacagcctggtctacagagtgagttccaggacagccagggctacacagagaaaccctttctcaaaaaaccaaaccaaaacaaaaagatgaagatAGGAAGGTTAAGTAcctgagactagcctgggctatatatagcAAGATAATGTGTTAAAACACCAAAGTAACACAAGGAACATGTATGATAGACtattagaaaaaggaaaattaatcaTTATGGTTCTATGAACACTACTTCTCACATTTAAAGCTCAACATGAGTCCCACTTACTCCTCTTCCTGCTGTGACGTCTTCTAACTCCTCATCTCTCCTGTACTTTTTATCCACATGGTACAATGCTCACTTTGCCACACAAATCTCATATTCTAAACATCCCAGCATATAATTTATAGGTTAACTTTGAAagtcaaaatttattttcatgggCTGTTTTTGACATGTGCTAGATACCTTCCAAACCTTATACTGATGACAAAGcagacatctttttttctttttcttttctggggggtttttcagacagggtttctctgtgtagcttttggagcctgtcctggaactcactttgtagaccaggctaacattgaactcagagattcacctacctctgcctcccgagtgctggtattaaaggtgtgtgccaccactgcctggcctgaaaGCAGACACTTTTATTTGACTATGGAGAGATGGCAATGTTTTAATGAGAGAAATACTTACATCTTCTGTGTCTTTAACCCGTAAAATCTGTTCTCTCAAGTCCTGTAAGTCATTAAACGTAGACTGAGCTGTAATTGAATAAACTAGTGCAAACCCTTGGCCATTCTTCATATATAAATCCCTCATTGCTGTAAATTGCTcctataatataaaaaagaagatccagttataaatatatatgcagttTTTCAATGTATGCCGGAATGATTTTAAATAGAATAATCTCAAATAAGGACATACATTTACATTACATATTGTCATAAGACTTTATACTAGTTTCTAGAAACTGAGatgaatatttgtgtttgttgGTACAATTCCTTTAATATACAAACCTTAATTGATTTTGTTTGAAAGACTTATAATAGGATCACCACTCAAGTAGAAGCAATCCAAGATGCAAATCCAGTACTGAGTTATAATCATCCAGCATGGTCAGTCTCAACTATCTTTCTACTGATGTTTTATCATCTTGACAATTAGTATATAATCAACCCTAGGTTAGACTCTTGAAAAGagctttttcatgtatttttatcttCCTGTTCCCTGCATTTCAAATTCTTAGAAAACATCTGAGAATAGTACAGTGACTATTTTCTTCAGATTCACTAACCATTAACACTGGTCACACAGCTACAGTCTCACTAAATTAAAATGATTCTGTTTGCTTAAAACCTACTTTCCCTTCTTTGGAGAAATCATTAGTGTATGTTTTAACTATAGGTAACAATATAGAACAGAATCCTATCTAAAACGTGCTTGGACTTTATACACAGTATTAAAGAAATCACATATAGCAGAAGATTAAAAGTGAACTTTTTAGCCTCTATCACTAGGCATACAAATCCACAAAGCTTCATAAACTGTTTGCTTCTTTAGCTTGCTGATTCCCGCTGTCATGCCTCCATTCTATCTACTATACCCAAACAGTTCTAGATGCTCGTTCTGGCTGTCTGCTTGCTGCACTCGATTTGTGGACTGCAAGACGTCAGCTGTGCTAAAACTCATCCACGTTCTTAACCTTCAAGTTTAGTCTTTCGTGCGTTTTTCTGGATTCTTCACTTATAAACTTAGTTAGAAATTCTAGCACTAGCATTCCTTCCATGTTCTCTTGAGATTACGGCCTCTGGTACTTACTAATCAAGAGTAAAGACTGTACTGCTAAAGTTTGTTATATCTCTTACTGAGAATCCCAACCTTCTTCCTAAGGACAGTCTACAAGATTCATCTACTCAACAACTGTTTCAGCAGGAAAATATGCTGGTCAACACAAAAGGCAAAAATCTTTCAAGGAATATGCATggagataaacaaaaataaagtacaaaGTAGACCAGACAGTAAGGTGACAGAAAAAATAAAgctgagaaagagtttctctttTTAGGAGGTGGAGTGGGGTGTGGAGAAGAAGTTTACATTTTCGAGGGGAAAGTACTTACAGGTAACAGGAGagccagaaggaagaggaggttaATGTGTAAGTTCTTGTAatgtgacagaaaaaaataaagctgagaaagagtttctctttTTGGGGGTGTGGAGTAGAAGTTTACATTTTCAAGGGGAAAGTACTTACAGGTAACAGGAGagccagaaggaagaggaggttaATGTGTATGCTTTTACAAGGTGTCCCAGGCAGAGATCAACAAATACACAGGGCCCAAGGAGAAACATACAGTGTTTGAGAGGCTGCAGGAAACCAGTTAACTAGAGTGCTAAGGAGCGTGGGACTAGGAAGGGGAATACCTACCTTAACTAAAATTCTGAACTTGAATACActccgctccccccccccattatatatttatttaacgtGCATTggtgttgcttgcatgtatgtctgtgtgagggtgtcagatcctctggaactggagttacagacagttgtgagctgccatgtgggtgataggaattgaacccaggtcctctggaagagcagccagtgcttttaaccactgagccatctctccagcccttaaataacttaaaaaaataatatgtatatacattttttacATACGTATTATAGCATATACCTTACTACACTATAAAAAGACTGCTCCCTCTCTACCAAAAAAACTCCCGATTTTTCAGGTGAACTCAGTACACAATTATCATATGTGGATATCAATCACATCACAAAACAATTGTATTGCCTAAGAAAATTTATGAAGGCTTACatttagagaattttttaaaaatcagaataatCACTTTACACAGAGAATTATTCAGATAACAAAATCTGCTCACAGACTAAAACTtggtaaatgaaaaggaaagaatccTTACTGTTCCTGCAGTATCCAGGATTTCCAGCATACATTGTTGGCAATCTACTTCAACTTGCTATAGcggaacaaagaagaaaaaacaaaaaagcaacatcAACATGTTTTCCTTTTACTTCTTCCAAGTACTTATTAACAACTACCAAGTGTTTTTCAACTTAGTAACACAATAAAGAGCACACTAGCAATATTCCAAGGGGGAGGATGGTTAAATTTGAGTGTAGGTACTTTCTGACTACTATAATGATGGTCATTTGTTCTTACTGGAAGGCAAAACATCAGGCTttgtaatttaagaaaaatgatgCATACAGTTCTAACAGGAAAAAAttctaacaaacaaaacaacagaaaaaaaacgtGATCATATACATGATATATAGTTATGATAGATTTATATATGAGATCTATATATGGTCTTCATGGAAAGCAAAGAATTAAAGAAtccaagctggatgtggtagtgcttatctataacctcagcactgggaggctaaggcaggaagagttGAGTTTAAGGCCCTATGGGTGACATAGAGAGAAACTATCTCCAACAAAAGATGCCAGGCTTCATATGGgtcaaactgaaaacaaaaaagatttcgAGGAATAGAAACTCTGCCAACTTACTATATCCAGTTCTTAAAATTTTgctaaaatattcacaaaatttGCAATATAAGGAGAAATCAGAAGTATTAAAATAAATAGCAATGAGCTACTTATTCCTTAAGAATATACACATCCCTTAAGACTTTAAGGGCTCTCTAAAGAATTGTAGAAGGTGAAATATAAATATACCAATTCCATTTCTCCAGTCTTCTAAAAGAAGATTGGCCTAAAGAAAGTATCAATTATCAACTCTGTGGAAATTTTTTATAGAAAAGACTAAGAAAATTAGCCCTTCAGCATGCTAGGGACAGATCTTGCTTTATGGTTAAAGACTTAACTAACAATTTGGGAGAAATTTCAGAAGAGCAACACTGTCTCCTACAAATAAACCCATCACTCtagcagggaggaggaaggctctTCTGACCCTTCCTCCCTGCTagagtgatgatgatgaggaggaatACCTCTGGTGGGGCCACAAACTCATAACCCCACCCTGCATGGGGCAAACAGTTAACAGGCAAACTCTGTGCCAGAGTCTTCAAGAAACAAGGAATCATGCCTGTAGTTTCATAGGTATCTAGAGCACAGTTGTGCTAATTTGGAAGAGAATGCAATCATTCGGCCAGTATTTCCTAAAAAGCTTAATTCAACAAAAGTCACAGTACTGTCAAAGACAGATTCTAAAAACAGATATCTAACAGAGCAACACTTTACTCTCTGCTGAAATGTAGGTTTAGTCTTTGGAGAGATAACCTTGGCTctttatggtattttgttataagaCCCCCACCTGGATATgtggaaaataaaatcatgaaagttTTTCATAGTTCTACCTAGTCTTATACTAGAACATAGTTTTGCCAAGACTAACTATTTTGCTTCTTCTAAAAAAAGAttactctttccttttctttttcttttttgaaagacagggtctttgtagactaggctggccttgaacttgcagagatctccctgcctgtttaccaggtgctgggattaaatgtgtgtatatcaccatgcctggccaactTCACTTCTTTAAGAGAAATTTTGGGTTCACCACAAAATTAAGGGAAAACAGAGGTGTCCCAAATTACCTCTGCCCACACCATGTgcagcttccttctctctcttatcAACAGCCTGCAGCAGAGTGGAAATGTGTCACAACCAATGGAGCTACAATGACACATTGTTATGAGCCAAGTCAACGGGTGGCATTACAGTCACTTTCCATATATGTTCCACAGATCCTGAGAAACATGACAGGTACTCCCATTATACTATTACAcatttttgattcattttaatagtctaaaggtaaataaatttattacaaatcaaaaccaaaacttagAGGATAACTTCAATCATAAAAATGGTCTTAAGTTTTGTTAACTAACAGTTGAAAATATTAAGTAGAAAAATACACCTATGTATAAATCCCCAATACTCATACAAAAGCCTGGGTGTGGGCTTAATATTTTTCCACTTAAACTTCCCACTGGGAAAATGCATTCAGAAAAGAATAAACTattagctgggcgtggtggctcatatctttaatcccagcacttgggaggcagaggcaggtggatctctgtgagtttgaggccagcctggtctacagagtgagatccaggactggcactAGAAactaaagagaaaccctgtctcgaaaaaccaaaattaaaaaaaaaaaaaaaagaactattaaGCAGCAACAGCACATAGAACACTCTCCGAAGCAGTGTTCAGTGAGGAATGTTTTATACAGGTGGAACTTCTAAAGACAGACACAGCAGATTTCTATCATTTctcaaaactattttaaaaagcaattccaTAGGTCAAGTTTGAAAGCTGTAAAGAGTACTCATAAGTGCATGCACTGTTTCACATTTTACCTTTCTGTAGGAATCTTCTATCGTTGGGTCATATTTTTCAACAAAAATTCCCTGAACAAACTGAACTGtctgagaggagaaaacaaacaaaccaaagttaAAGACTTGAAAGGAAAATCAAATGTTCCTAAGTGTTATTTAACCTTACAAATTGTAAAGAAATGAAACTATGGTGAAATTctgaataaacacaaatataaagcATCAGTATTATTTTCCAGTAAGAATGCAACAAAACTACAAAGATATTTATTGCAAAAAGATATGGTCATGTTAAAAACTTATCAATACAGCTACTACACTGCTACACATGATTATGTTACATCTTAAaatacagagatacagacagcAAGATTCTAATTCATTAAAATTGAGACCATCCAAATGTAACTTGTCTAAAAGGAGAGAGATAAGGGTTCTAAATGTTTATACTGTTTAAACTGTAAGAAAGAACAGGGAATTTAGAGTTACTAAATATCTGTTTGCTTCAATTTTAGACTGTAATCACATTTAAGTTCCACTTGTACCCCAGAAATACTTTTCCGATTTGCCAGCTGAACTTACAATACAGATGCCAAAGTCTTACTCTTTCCAGTGGAAAACACTACCTAGTCACAGACACCAATTAGCCAAAGATAACTATGTAGTGTATATATAGGAATATACACAAAACTCAGAATATTTGAGTGCAGTACAATCTATGGGTTCAGGAATCAACTGAGGCCCTTGGGACATACAGAAAAGGGAGAATACTGTACTTTCATCTGCAGTATACTGAATGAACATATCTGAATGTACACTAGAAAGAATATTTATCATTAAATGGCAAGTACAGATCATAATTCTGAGATATTTCCTAGGAAGTTTTAAAACAGGTTCTGGAATATTCCTGCCTATAGGCAAAGGCAAAAATATGCAGACCAAGGTCATCTACACTTAAATTACTTAAATGAACTTCAGTATATAATCACAGTAAAAACTTgaattctctccctcccttcatccctctgTGTTGGTGATACAACTCAGGACCCTAGGTATTATAGGAAAATATCCTACCACTATACTGTATCTCaactatgtgtgcacatgtgtgcagagatTAGAGGAGGACATTGGGTGTCCTACTCTATCACTCCCTGTCTTATTCCTCCGaaacacagctacacacacagctacacacacagctacacacacacacacacacacacacacacacacacacacacacacactcactcattaACCTTTGGGGTaacagatgtgtgtgtacatgccccCACCCAAGCTTtgtatgagtgctggggatttacACATAGGTCCTCAAGCTTACATGACAAGAgttcttacccactaagccatctccttggGTCCACGGTCCTTTAATCCTCATTTTTTATCAAGGGTTTAATCACTTTTTATTATGACATAATTTAGATAAGGAAAGTCTGACATGGCTTTCTAGCTAGTGTAGCCTAGAGAAGAGGTTCTCAAAATACGGTCCAGCATATGAGGTCCACAGGTGCATGAGATCCCAGTGCTAAGATGTCCGGTCCTCCTCTTGTACTTGTCTCCACTACTACAAGTGCTCCGATACAGATGGCACGGAAGCCTAAGCACTGTCCTGGAGCTTGACATTACTGGTGTCTGTAAACATCAACCACCACCTTACCCTAATTACTTCTTCACAGAGTAACCTTCCATTATTCCTCTGAATCTTGTCCTCTCAGCTCTCAAGGATATCGCATCTATTCAtatcaattttcattttattcctttgGCTTCCATACTGGATCTGTTCCTCCCTCTTGTGTCACTATCTTCT contains:
- the Rap1a gene encoding ras-related protein Rap-1A, with the translated sequence MREYKLVVLGSGGVGKSALTVQFVQGIFVEKYDPTIEDSYRKQVEVDCQQCMLEILDTAGTEQFTAMRDLYMKNGQGFALVYSITAQSTFNDLQDLREQILRVKDTEDVPMILVGNKCDLEDERVVGKEQGQNLARQWCNCAFLESSAKSKINVNEIFYDLVRQINRKTPVEKKKPKKKSCLLL